From Cyanobacteria bacterium GSL.Bin1:
TTTTACCTATTTGCGTGATGCCTTTGACACTCTCTATCTAGAGGGAGAAGTTGCTCCGAAAATGATGAGTATTGGGTTACACTGTCGCCTGGTCGGTCGTCCGGGGCGCATTGCGGCTTTGGCGCGCTTTCTGGATTATATCGGGCAGCGCGATTGCGTTTGGATTTGCCGTCGGGTAGATATTGCGCGTCACTGGCGAGAAAAGCATCCCTTTACCAGTGACCAGTAGATAAATAACAAATGACTAATGACTAATGACTAATCATTGCATTTTTGTAGGCAACCCAGCCACCAAATTTAGAAATATCGGGCCAGTTTTCTTCCTCAATGAGTTGGCGAGGATAGAGCATCGCGATCGCGCTTTCTCTTCCTTCTAATTCCACCGTTTCTGGATACATATTCGGCGGTTCTTGTGAGAGTAAATATTCGTAATCTGTATCGCTCATTTCATACAATTCTCCCGGAATAGAAATCCCCCCTGTTTCCACCGCATAAATTCCAGGATGCCAGCCATTTTTTACCGCATGGAGCCGATATTGAGGGGCTGTTTTTGTTTCTTTAATAAACCTCGCACCGCGCAAATTCTTGTTATCCGGTTGTCCTCGCAAAGCGGAGCCACAAATAAAAACTTTCTTCATATTTTGTCAAATAAAATACAAAAACAATCACTCTTATTTTTATACCATTAATCTTAGTTAAGCCGCAATAAAAACATAATTTTTATTTCTTTTTTATCGTGATGAAATTTGAATTAAAGCAAAACTTAGAAATCAATCAAAATCGTTTTTTACGCAGTATTGACCAACTCGCTCACATTGGTGCGCTTCCCGATGGTGGGATTCGACGCATTGCCTACAGCGATGAAGATATTAGCGCTCGCGAACAGGTCAAACAGTGGATGCAAGAAGCCGGAATGACTCTCCGGGTGGATACGGCTGGTAATATTATTGGTCGCTATCCCGGTAAAATGACCGATGCCCCGGCTTTAGCCACCGGATCTCATATTGATACCGTTCCTCGGGGCGGACGTTATGATGGGAGCTATGGTGTCCTTGCCGGCATTGAAATGGTGCGGGTTCTCCACGAAAATGAAATCCAACTCAACCATTCCCTAGAAGTAATTGTCTTTACCGATGAAGAAGGGAGTATGATTGGCTCGAAAGCCATTTCCGGTAGTGTTGTTGCCGATCCGGCAACGTATCGGCGCGACGATGGAACCGATATTTATACCTGTTTAGAGCGAGTGGGGGGACGTTGGGAAAAGATTCAGCAAGCCCGACGCACCGCCCAAGATTTAGCTGCTTTTGTGGAATTGCACGTCGAACAAGGTCCGGTTTTAGAAAAAGCAGGCGTTAGTATTGGTGTCGTAAAAGGGATTGTCGGTCAACGGCGCTTTAATATTGCCGTGCAAGGGGAAGCGAACCATGCTGGAACCACCCCCATGAATTGCCGTCGAGATGCCCTGCTAGCAGCAGCAAAACTGACGGTTGCCATTAACGAAATTGCCAATTCTGGCGGGGAACAAGTGGCAACGGTGGGGCGGATGCAAGCCTATCCCAATACGGTCAACGCCGTCCCCGGGTTAGTGGAAATGAGCTTAGATATCCGGGATTTATCTGCTGACCATTTAGATTACTTATTAGAACAAGTGCGCGATCGCGCTGCAAAAATTGCTGCTGAAACCGATACTCAAATCGGGATGCAACCGGCACTGAATGTGATTCCCGCTGCGGCGCAATCTCATATCCAATCTGCCATTAGCAAAGCCTGTGACGAACTGGCTTTGAACCATACCCACCTGTTGAGTCGCGCCAGTCATGACGCGCAAGAAATGGCAAAAGTGACGGATATGGGAATGATTTTTGTCCCCAGTGAAGCGGGGTTAAGTCATAACGCTGAGGAATACACGTCTCCCGAAGACTGTGTCCGTGGGGCCAATGTCCTGCTACGAACCATGATGGAATTGGATCGTCATTATGGCGTTTCTGGAAAAGCTGTCTCGAAACAGAAAGAAACTGTTCAATCCTCGAAGCAAGTAAAGACATCCGCTGATCAATAAGGATCTTGAGGTACATTAAGGGGCGAGTTATATAGCAGTCTTGTTTGAGTTCACGAATGTTTCTAGGCATGGTCAAAATGAACTTTAGTCATATATATAATGTGATCAATTTCAAACAAAATGAGCGGGATCTTGATCGCGCCGATGCCGCACAGGAATAGGGGTTCCTGGTTCATCTCCCGCCAAGCTGGCAGTTTTTTCTAAGGCTTCTCGCAACCGTTTCGCCGCATAAATGGACATATCCCTAGGAACACTCACGCGATCGCGCAAATATCTTAATGCAGATGCTGATCCAGCAGGAGGAGAACAGACTTCACCTGTCATCAGATTGGTTAAGGCACAACGTAAGGCTTCCCCAAATAAGTCTTCTGAAGCAGGGTTCACTTTCAGCAAGTTCTCGCGATGCTTCAGCACTCGCTGCAGCGCCTCTTCCCGAGAAGTTTTCGGTTCCGGATACATTGCGTCTGGTAAACCAAACCAAGGACCTTGATCCACCCGCGCTTGATTCAATTTCGTTTGCGGTTCATCATTAGCATAACAACCGCCCATTTGCGGGGGTAAATCATGAACGTGGGTATGAAAATCGCTTTGGGTTCCCCGATAGGTGGATCGCTGTTCCATCCCATCAAACCATAAACCCAATTGAGGGTTTTCTTCCCGTAAAGAATACCCTTTGTAATAGAACAAGCTGGCGTTCATCCGTTCCAGAAAGGGCGTAAAAATAATATCAATAATGCTAAACATTTCTCGAAAATAAGGACCTGAGGTTTGTTGTAGCGCATCCTCAACTTGGGCGACCACATCCGTAAACTGTTGGCGGTTGCGATGGTCTTCACGGCGCGATCGCGCAGGAACACATAGCCAGCTACACCACGCCCGAAACAACAGTCGTTCTAACTTCCGTAGGGCAATACTGCTGGGATCATTCATACTATAACCCAGCGTCCCAAACGTCTGCTCAAGCGTACTTAAAATATCATCACTTTCCGTCAGCAAACGATCATCAAGTTTCAACGCTGGTAACATCCCTGAAGGAACAATTCGCTTATACCAAGGTTCTTTTTCCCCATAACAAAACATCGTGACCTTTTCCACACGATAGGGAATTTGCTTTTCTTCTAACCATAACCAAACCTTTTGACAGTAAGGACACCACGCATGATGATCGCGG
This genomic window contains:
- a CDS encoding hydantoinase/carbamoylase family amidase, with translation MKFELKQNLEINQNRFLRSIDQLAHIGALPDGGIRRIAYSDEDISAREQVKQWMQEAGMTLRVDTAGNIIGRYPGKMTDAPALATGSHIDTVPRGGRYDGSYGVLAGIEMVRVLHENEIQLNHSLEVIVFTDEEGSMIGSKAISGSVVADPATYRRDDGTDIYTCLERVGGRWEKIQQARRTAQDLAAFVELHVEQGPVLEKAGVSIGVVKGIVGQRRFNIAVQGEANHAGTTPMNCRRDALLAAAKLTVAINEIANSGGEQVATVGRMQAYPNTVNAVPGLVEMSLDIRDLSADHLDYLLEQVRDRAAKIAAETDTQIGMQPALNVIPAAAQSHIQSAISKACDELALNHTHLLSRASHDAQEMAKVTDMGMIFVPSEAGLSHNAEEYTSPEDCVRGANVLLRTMMELDRHYGVSGKAVSKQKETVQSSKQVKTSADQ
- a CDS encoding glutathione S-transferase, whose amino-acid sequence is MQALSWEELQARTNFEIDRINGPTNAQSRLRLFGQNESDVRVTLYRDHHAWCPYCQKVWLWLEEKQIPYRVEKVTMFCYGEKEPWYKRIVPSGMLPALKLDDRLLTESDDILSTLEQTFGTLGYSMNDPSSIALRKLERLLFRAWCSWLCVPARSRREDHRNRQQFTDVVAQVEDALQQTSGPYFREMFSIIDIIFTPFLERMNASLFYYKGYSLREENPQLGLWFDGMEQRSTYRGTQSDFHTHVHDLPPQMGGCYANDEPQTKLNQARVDQGPWFGLPDAMYPEPKTSREEALQRVLKHRENLLKVNPASEDLFGEALRCALTNLMTGEVCSPPAGSASALRYLRDRVSVPRDMSIYAAKRLREALEKTASLAGDEPGTPIPVRHRRDQDPAHFV
- a CDS encoding gamma-glutamylcyclotransferase; the protein is MKKVFICGSALRGQPDNKNLRGARFIKETKTAPQYRLHAVKNGWHPGIYAVETGGISIPGELYEMSDTDYEYLLSQEPPNMYPETVELEGRESAIAMLYPRQLIEEENWPDISKFGGWVAYKNAMISH